The Phragmites australis chromosome 13, lpPhrAust1.1, whole genome shotgun sequence DNA window TCAGGTGAGTTATGCACCATTAGTAATTGTATTAAGACTTAAATGGATAACCTTGAGAGTAGGGGGATGATGCACGGAATTGTTGCACTATATTTATGTAACTTGTTAAACAGTCCCCCATTCCTTAGAGTCTGCATACGCCTTCTGTGTTGCTTAATCAGCAGAATAGGCAGGAATTATCCGAGACTTACTTgataatttgaatttttttgaataaaTAGTATTTTTTATGTCTACCTAAACCTAGGCCTTGGGTAAAGTATTTTAGCATCACACTCCAGCAACTGTGAGTCTTCACAACATGCGATGAATCTTTTTCTGGCAATCCTGATGTTGCACAGACTGTTGTTTTACAGATCAAGTTCATTAGTTAActggaatgtttttttttttttttttttgcgatccATTAACCTGTTTAATCTTCTCATTGTCTCTGGCAACCAACCAACCATGCTCAATAGAAATGATATATACtgtaaatataattttatagatTTTTCCCTTCCTCCTCTTGGCTCATTTATTATTGGTTCCCATTGAAGGATGCAATGCATGAAACAGCCGTTATTACCCAAGGATGGTCTCGCCCTGTATTGTTGAACTCATATCAAGCTAGCTTGCAGAAGTTCCGAGGTAACAAATCCAAATTGTGGTTGGAGCTACTGTAGACATGATATTGCAATGTTTACCCTCAATTTCTTTTCTCGAGTGCAATATACGTATTTTGGATTAAACTAACCATAGCAATTACCTGCAAATATTATCTCCAGGCAACGCCCCAGTGTATGTGGCCCCTCCAGTCATGGCAACTGGGAACCTGCCATTGGTGGTACCAAGCCCTGCACCACTTGTGCAGCCTTTCCAGGCCATTCATCCCGTCATGGTTCCTGCTGCAAACAGCATGGTTCCAGGCAAATACATGTAAACTTGTCATACCAATTTGGCATCTGCTTTTGTTGGAAGAATCCTGGTTTACCCCTTTTCCTTTGGGGGTATAGGTCTAAAAGGACTCGCGATTTTGCTTAGTCAATTCACTTATCAGTTGCTGGTCTGCGTCCGTATTTTAATTGGAAGGGCTTGCAACTTTTGCCATTCTTCATGCTTGATGTGGGTTTCTGAATTATTCTTTTAGAGGGTTTCATGGGAGAGTAATATGAAATAGAGAGAAGATCGcaacaattctttgtttttgtcGTAGCAATACCACTTCTTCCGAGAGCACCATGTACAATGTAACATTGTAAAAGATTAAGATAGTGAAGGGCTTATTTTCACAGGGTGATTGTACATCCATTCTTGCAACTGTAACAGTTTATGATCGACACTCATACTGATGTCACTTTTGCTCTTTATCTGATAGAACATATTCTGACGTTGATCAAAGGTCTATCTGATTTGTGTGTAAACAGGGTAGACTATGAAATTATGCTTAACTGTTTACTACCAATTAGCTTACTTAAAGTATTCACTAAAAAGCTTCGTTAAATAAACTATGCTTTGCAAATTTTTAAGGAACATGAGCAGCATGTTGAAAAGCTATGCGTTTTTGGACCATGATAAGTCAATAGTTCGGATCGTCTTATATGAAGCTCTCCCTGCAGGGGAGCAGGGGTAACAGCAAAGCAACTGCACAGTTAGAAAAGGATTCTGCAAGTGAACTTAGTTATGTTCAATATACGAGGACGAAATCTGTCGATGAAAATATTTTGGGGAAGTCAAGTAACAGCAGACGAGAGGAATACACTTGCCAATTGTCCTATAGCATCAGTGTTCCAGATGCCTGGGAATAACGCTTAAATGTCATAAGCCATATTACAACGTCCAGGTACAATAAAAATTGAAGATTCAGATATATGTAATTGTCCTAAATAGGGTAAGTCTGTCaagtatgtttcttttttttcttctttttttgctgtTTGCAATTCTATCTGTGCTATGTGCTAGGTGAATGTTTTCTTCGGTTCTGTATCTCTACTGAATCTCTCACCTATACTTGAAGAGGAACACAACTAAAATGTAAAAATAGGTATCTGCTCTAAAGTATTAAGCCATTCACTGAAACTCCAGCTCCACATCCCGCTATGAGATTCAGGTAAGCTTGGCAGAAACATTTCAGACTGCAAACTTTCACCAAACAACAGGAACTGTGTTGTGTTTCGTGATCTCTGCTTTCATTTGCTGCCAATCCTCATTTCATGTTCATCATGCACGGATTGAACGTCATCTGGAATTACAAATTTAAACACCGCACCAGTTTGTTAGCTCTTGCAGTACAAAGAAGTCTTTTGACaggataatattttttttccaggCAACGTACACTACAAAGGGCATTACATATTTATATGCTGCACTTAGGCTTCAGCCATAGGCACGGCTCCTCAATAAGTTGGTTAGGATAAGTTATCATCACCCGGACTAGTtatgcatcatcatcaacaacaacagcctTGGCCCCAAGCAAGTTGGACTAGTTATGCATCGTAGACAACAAATAACTACACAGGTATATATTTATTGTAGCAAATCTGTCATGGGCTTAGTTACTCTCCACGGCAGAGTAGGATAAAGAAAAAGACAATCTTAGATGCATTTCTAACAAAACATTGGCCTCCCATATGtagtaattttaaatttttgtgcAGGAAAAAGGGTCTAATTATAAAATAATTGCAGCCCTCTCTGACTTGATTCACACAGACATGTTCAGTCATCATAATACTTTCTCTAAAATCAGGATTCGGATGTCATCAAAGGTGTCAATAGAATCACTAAAAGGAGAGGCGTAGTGTTAGTTTTTACCTGAGGCACCTGATTTTGAGCCATCGACTCCTTTCAGGACACCAGTCTCTATCTTCAGCTGCTCAGATTGTTCCGTGACATCTGAATATTCACACCCACAGCATGAGCTGATGGTCAATATTAAGTGCACGAAATATTAGAATCGTACATCACCTGATGCTTCCTTAGAACTCCAGTGCTCACTATTTGCAGATTTTGGCTGATCCCCAACACCTGAAGAAATTCCCCATTTAATGATCTTATCAATATAAAATGTGGCACAAGGAGTATAAAACTATATTGTACTTGATGCTATCTTGATCTCATCAATTACTGTTGTATCAACATGCTGAGTTTGGTCTGCCCTAATTGCATCTGTTACTTGAACATTAAGCAGTTGCCTTTCCCCTATAGCAACAGCAAAAGGGAAGCAAATCATGTTACATTAGTTGAGCTCTCTTTCAATCCAGAGATAACATCCGTTTCAATTTAAGAGTAGCATATAAGCTAGATTTGACCTGGAGAATCTTTGACTACTACATCCATAAGAGCAGTGCTCGATTTTTCAGCTTTCACTACAAAAGAACAAAGTTTCAAGTATTAATATGGCAACCATTAGGACTTACGAGATTAAAAAATCAGATGGGAAATGAAGTTTCCTGGCACCCATATATGACAGGATTGACAAGTTTCGAAACTTGTATGCAGGACAAAAATAGTTTTGAGATTTTAAATCAATGATCTGAAACTCAGTAGGACATCTAATCCAGCAGGAGCATACCTGATGATTCATTGGTTCCATTTGAAGGTTTGAAATCTTTCTGAAACTCGTTGACATACTTCACTCCAACAAGCTCATTTTCCTTAGCCACTTGTTTGCATGATACCAATACAGGTTGAATTGATTTAATCGGCACCGCAGCAACTGATGGCTGTGGGATCACAAGTTCAGTATCCTGCTTGGCCAAAGTCCTCATTTCAGAAGTACTGGGTGAAACTGACATAGGTACTGCTGCAACAACACCAGGACCCATGTGAGGCCTTGGAGCGAGAGGGATGATGTGCTTAGCAATAGTTTTCTCAACAGGTCTCCTCATCTGCAGAGGCTTTGCAAGTGTAACATCCTCCAAGTGGATTGGCACAGTAGGAGCTGCTTGCATGTTGATTGCAGATGCTCGCTTTCGAACTTGACTTGGCCGAAGCATGGGGAGCTCTGGAGCAAGGTCATCCTTTGGTGTTATTGGGCGGAGATTATTTTCATCTGGAACCCAACCTCTGAACACCTGATTGTCCTTCACTTTTACCGTAATGAGGGAAAATCCAGGAAATTTCTTGGTCAGCTTGCCAACAAAATGTTTGCCAAGAATGTCATCCTTGCCTGAATTAACTTGCAGAGGAGCACTACTATAATAAGAGGCTTGGTTGTCAGAAGCCTTCACCAGATTAGCAGAATTTCTAGGTCGACCGAACTGATTACCATGTGCACTTTCACCTGATGTATGGCTGGCTTGCAGCCCATCCTGTCGAACACTTGAGCCACCTTGTGTGCAGTGAAGAGGTGGGATGCTCTGAATGGGACGTGCCCTCTGTGGCAGTTCATCTACATGGTACTCGTATTTCCTTGGGCGACCACGCTTACGCTTTGCACCAGAAGTTGATGACTGCTCCATGGACAGAGCTTCGTTAGCTACATCTTTATTCCCTTCTGATGCCATCCTTACTAGTTTTGTTCAAGTAGCTGAATCTGGAAATGAGAAGAATACCGTATTGGTGTCAACTGGCATTTGTTTTTCTCCTCTAAACAGGGAAAGTGATGCAGTGCAACGAGCACCCTCAGAATGAAAAGGATGACAAAGTATGGTGATAAATTACTAGAGACACATGGTCCATCGGTTAAACCTACTTTTCTGTACAATATCTGCCAATAATGGAATCGAAAGAAAACTATAAAGAAGGCAGTTCTTGAAGCGCAATTTTCAGATGCTACGCAGCACAGTTTGCAACCAACAATGTAAAGTGCCTCTTGGCGAAGCAGCCAAGACGGTCTAATACAATGTTCTTACAAGGCATTTTTATACAATAGATTTTCTTAGTCTACTGTTAAATGCTTCACAACGACTAGAAGCAAAGAGACATGCATGTTTCTTGGTTTTAATTGTATTACAACATCATGTTGCCAGCGTGAAAGGTTACAAATCAAAGTAGATAGATTAATTAAATCAAATACTAACATAATGATCTCTACATTTAATTCGAACTCGCCATCTGCGTATGAGAAGTCAAACAACAAATAGGGGCAGAATTAACTTGGGGGCATCGTGATCAGTCGATCCCAAAAAGTGTTTGGGAAATTAACTGCTATCAGTACtccatcacacaacaaacaaatcGCAACGAATCGGCTTGGTCGGAGCATCCATCCCAGAGAGAAAGAATTCTATTTGAGCGCTCACAAAAAAAAGATTCCGCAAAACAAAACGATCGATCCATCCAAGGGAGCTAGGGTTTCCTTACCACCAAAACGAAGGAATCAACCCACGCCCAGACGGATTTCCGCACTACGCCGATCCAGAGCAGGATGAGGGCGACGAGGGAGAAGGACGAGAGAGGCGCAGTTTGCGGTGGATCCGGATCGACGCGTGTTCGTCGCGGGTGGGTTGGGGCcttgggaggggggggggggagggggagagaaagcCCAGGAAAATTGGGGAACGGTGGCACGAGGCAGTTCGAGGGTTCTACCGAACTCGCGGCACGTACGGACGTACGGTATGTATCAATATATATCTGTATATAAGTACATTtcgtaaaactatatatttcGATAAAATTATTGtgaaactatatatttaagtaatagtttcataaaattacagatttagtGTTAATTTTATCAAAAACTATAGTTCTTtggtaaaattatcgtaaaactataattttaaacaacaatttcacaaaactattgATTTAGCGtcgattttatcgtaaaactacgtATTGTAGAGGTGTTATTCCCAGCCCCGTTACTATAACGATCAGACTCCGCTTGCAGTCTCACAGCAGCTGCCAACTCATAAAATAGATCCTCCGAAAGCTCATGAACCTATATATATTTTGgcaaaattatcataaatcGTAAACTTACAGATTTAAGTAATAGTTTCacaaaaactacaaatttaacgtcgattttatcgtaaaactatagattctattTCATAAGCTGACAGCTATTGTAAGACTGCAAATATGACCCAATCGTCATGGTAATAGGGCTAAGAACAATTAAGATAAATTCGACactaaatttataattttgtgaaattattgcttaaatatatagttttgcgataattttaccGAAGTATCTataattttgcaataaaatcgatactaaatctataattttataaaactattactTAAATTTATAGTCTTACTATAATTTTATTGGagtatctgtagttttacgAAATTTACTCTCTGTATTTTGATTTCAAATTTAAGGCTATAGAAAAAAACATTTTAATCAAGCATCTTAACTACTCATGTATTAGATCTGAGGGCAGCAATTGAAAGCTGGTTCAGTTCCGTCGAATTCGTGGAAGATTTCATACTATAACACTAAATTTGCACGTCTTTCATGATTTGATATCCATATCACAATAACACGTTAAAAGCATCTAAAATCGGTGCTACGTCTAGTTCGCTAGTTCGCGTACAACACGTCTGATCTCTGTGTTCTCCCTACCGTCATTACTGTCTTGATTCTACTAAATTCACATGCATTGTAAAAGCAAAATCATTTCCCTTCCGATAGAAGAAAAGTTGTGTTTTAGAGAATGTGGAATCAAACGCTTCTAAGTTTAGTCTAATAACTTTTTATACGTTTCCACACAAAAAAACCTTTTTATATGTCTATATTTGTCGTATAAAATATGGAATATATAGAATTATCTTGAAAAAAACTTTCATAAATACTGCAGTTGTGTTTAGTTTTAAatacatatttagatagaaaaaaCAATGGTCAAAATTGTAGTTGTGTGGCCGTGCCTATGCCAAAAACGTTTAAAAAATTGACTAGAAAGAGTATTGACGCTTGAATATCTGAGCCCTTCGCTTCTCTCACTTCCATAAAGCGTCTTCTCCATACATTTATGTATACTGTCTCTCGATATCTGTCTCAATATTTGCCATGTCCTCTTCAAACAGGCATTGAACCCTCCCCATAATACTGAAAACTCTTATCTGAGAGCACACGTAACTTCCCAACTTGCGCCCATATCATTTAGATGTCAGAGAATAGTCTGGCGGTCGGGTTAGGGTTCAGAATTGGGATTTGAGTCGGGTCAGACTTCATTGCCCGACGGGCCTAGAAGAAGGTTTGGGAGCGGTGGTCAGCGAGGCAAAGGTGGCGGGCCGGGGGTGCTGAGGTCAAGCAGTGGGAGCACCGCTAGCCTGGCGGTAGAGGACCGCCGATGGGTGGTATCGGCGGCGGGGGCAAAGACCTGTAGAGGTTAGCGAAGGGGCGGGCGACGCGGTGGCGGTGGGAGGATGAGGGAGCGGCGAGGCGGCAGGGGACCGCCGGCCGCTGGTGGTGGAAGGGGGTGCCGGCAGTGAGGCGGGTGGCCGCGGCACCAGTGGCAGTGCGCGGGGCCGTGACAAGAGGTGGCCACGGGGCGAAGGCAGAGGAGGTGATGGAGGGGCGCCGTCAggggaggcggaggtggagacGGGAGAGATGGCCGGCGAGGCGCTTGTCGTTTAGCTATCGGAAAGGTTACACGAGTTGGGAAGTTGCGCGGGCGAATTAGCACGACTCCCCTAATACCGGTGATGTATCCATCGGGTCCACCGTATACACAGAATGTATCCACTTGGATTGAGCGTGTCTTATCAAATGAATACACACCTTGTAGTGTCAGCTACCTTGTGTAACAATCCACTTACAGATGATGTAATGGAAAGGGTATGTAGGTATCATTCCTACCATAAGCTATGTCAAATATCATAAGCTATGTCAAATACCAGTGTGTAATGATTGAGGTGGATATGTTACAGGGGAATCATACAGACAAAGAGTAACAGTACCGAAGTGGCTCCTTTGTTCTGCTTTGTTTGAGGTTTCTGTCATTACAATACCTGAGTACAATGACAGTCTTCTTGTCCCTGACCAGCAAATCCACGTTTCAGCGAGGCTACTTCAAACCATCTACCAGAGTAGCGAACTGGATCGAAGTTTTTGGCACTCATACCCCTCATCATCATCCCTGCGCTGCCTTCATTGAAGGGTTGTCAAATTTCAGAGGAACTGAAGCAGTGTTGATGGCTGCCACTGCTGCAATCTGCACAAGCTTTGTGTTGATTACAAGATTTGGTATTTATAGTGCTTATTGTAGTGGTCATATCTCCAACCATGAATGATGCCTCTGATCAATGAACAGtgctgatgaacagtaactttGATCAGTGAACAATATCAGGAACAACGACCAAGCGATGCGGACAGATGTTCAAATCAAGAACATAGTCAAATCAAACAAGGTCGAACTGCAGTAAAGGATACTCGGGTAGATATATAGGAATTTACATGAAAGAtatattagttatagaaagtttggagatcagaaAGCATAACTGAATCATATCTATAAGTTTTATTCAGTTTGTATTAGAAGTCCTGATCTTGTACAGCTTAACACCTACCGCCTTTCAAATATGATAGGGCCATGACCGATTGAAATCATCAActaatcgatcaaacacaatctATATTACCTTTCTTTGTTATATTTTCCTAGCTCATGTAGTCACATCTCTTTTCCAATCTACTTTGCTACTCGTTTTTGATCTCGACGATCAAGGACAAGTCACTGGTCATCCGCGCTGCGACGAGGTCTTTTCTGAGTCTGGGTGACGACGAAGTCCGATGACACAACGCCACGACCGTGGTATCCTGGGTGTTGCTCGTCGGATATTGCATACGAGGTGCTCGGTATTTGGCGTGGCATCTTTATGTATCAACATACTTTTTGACAACTCTGCCGAGGAAGAAGCTTTCGATTGCCTTTTAGCCAaatcctaaaaccctagctatGACAAACGGATCCGATGTCGACCCCGACAACGTTATTGTGCCCGCCATCGAAGAGCTAGATAAGGAGACACAACAAGAGTACGAGAGGCACAAGATGGAGTTTGACAGGACATTCACTTCGTGCTATCAAAAGACGAGACATGACATCATTcaaaaaggaggagatttcACGCCTATTTACACCAAACACGAGGTAATTCTCACTATAAGTGACACACCTCTTATTGAAGAGAAAGTTGCTTTGATGATTGATCAGCAATTAGGTGCTTCTATGTCTAATGCATTGGATAGGTTGTTACCTAGTTGTCTTAAGAATATGGATTTTGGGGTGCAAAGTGAAAAGGATCTAAAACAACCCGTTTTGCCTTATGATAATGGTAGCAGTAATAGTTGTGTTCAGCATGATTCCTTTCTTGTTAATGCATTGGCAGTAGGTACACCATCTAAAATTACACTACAGGATGTGCCGATGCAACAAATTTATAGCCGAACTAATGTCGTAGGTTTGGTCAACGTTGTGATACCACCGCCTACTACACTCAATGCTATTAAACCGGAGATCACATCATTTACTTTTCTATTGCCAAACACTTCATCTAGTGTAGCTGATTCAGTTCCACATGCAGCTAATCATAATAGCTGAGTTAATGAAATTTCAGCAAATATACCGATAGTTCCATACAATACCGTAGAATATAGTGTACCTCCTATACCTCCCCAAGGCTCTAGCATTCCTTATGGTTCATTGTCGGAAGCTTATTTTAATATGCCTGAATAGAATACTATATATATGCAACCCGCAGTATCGCATTCTTATGAAACACCACAACCCCATGTTTTTAGGTCACAACACCCAGCTGATGAGACATCCACTTGGCCTATAGTTGAGCAGCCTACGAGGCATCAAAATATTAAAGAGCAAGTGTATATGGTGCCTTAATTCATTAAGTTCACtggagatgatggtagaaccaCTTTAGAACATGTTGCTCAATTTATCTTGTAGTGTGGTGAA harbors:
- the LOC133888743 gene encoding uncharacterized protein LOC133888743 isoform X2, whose amino-acid sequence is MASEGNKDVANEALSMEQSSTSGAKRKRGRPRKYEYHVDELPQRARPIQSIPPLHCTQGGSSVRQDGLQASHTSGESAHGNQFGRPRNSANLVKASDNQASYYSSAPLQVNSGKDDILGKHFVGKLTKKFPGFSLITVKVKDNQVFRGWVPDENNLRPITPKDDLAPELPMLRPSQVRKRASAINMQAAPTVPIHLEDVTLAKPLQMRRPVEKTIAKHIIPLAPRPHMGPGVVAAVPMSVSPSTSEMRTLAKQDTELVIPQPSVAAVPIKSIQPVLVSCKQVAKENELVGVKYVNEFQKDFKPSNGTNESSGVGDQPKSANSEHWSSKEASDVTEQSEQLKIETGVLKGVDGSKSGASDDVQSVHDEHEMRIGSK
- the LOC133888743 gene encoding uncharacterized protein LOC133888743 isoform X1, with amino-acid sequence MASEGNKDVANEALSMEQSSTSGAKRKRGRPRKYEYHVDELPQRARPIQSIPPLHCTQGGSSVRQDGLQASHTSGESAHGNQFGRPRNSANLVKASDNQASYYSSAPLQVNSGKDDILGKHFVGKLTKKFPGFSLITVKVKDNQVFRGWVPDENNLRPITPKDDLAPELPMLRPSQVRKRASAINMQAAPTVPIHLEDVTLAKPLQMRRPVEKTIAKHIIPLAPRPHMGPGVVAAVPMSVSPSTSEMRTLAKQDTELVIPQPSVAAVPIKSIQPVLVSCKQVAKENELVGVKYVNEFQKDFKPSNGTNESSVKAEKSSTALMDVVVKDSPGERQLLNVQVTDAIRADQTQHVDTTVIDEIKIASSVGDQPKSANSEHWSSKEASDVTEQSEQLKIETGVLKGVDGSKSGASDDVQSVHDEHEMRIGSK